From Cecembia calidifontis, one genomic window encodes:
- a CDS encoding IS4 family transposase, which produces MTQFKHKFLSGHPIIAQLLSLIPKELLNQVVEEENSDRYYKKLKTSDHFICMFYAVLTRNSSLREVCKNIGLIITKLIPFGMKQLPARSTLSDANRKRSYRVFEQLYKGLYSYYRASLVGNWLDIGGEVDLSRVEVFDSSTVTLFKEILRGAGRNPLNGKKKGGAKIFAKMNLAEGVPNFICIRSAATNENMFLKVMDLPEHGIAVFDKGYNRYSCFEKWDSSNRYFVTRKKDNARYEVVSEFDCTHALDIIKDQIISLSYREKGVSRTVEARLVVYADPESGETLEFITNLKGLDALTIALLYKNRWVIEVLFKQIKQNFELRYFLSDSENGIKIQIWVALILNLLFTVLHKRIKEAEDFSTMVMVAAKNLCSYVSLEKFLLFPEAYFKSIFQKDIQNVQTQLFLSG; this is translated from the coding sequence GTGACACAATTTAAGCATAAATTTTTGTCTGGGCATCCTATTATCGCTCAACTCCTCTCTCTTATTCCCAAAGAGCTATTGAATCAGGTCGTTGAGGAAGAAAACTCGGATAGGTACTACAAGAAACTCAAAACAAGTGATCACTTCATCTGCATGTTTTATGCGGTGTTGACCAGAAACAGCAGTCTTAGAGAGGTCTGCAAAAACATCGGCCTGATCATAACCAAGCTTATTCCTTTTGGAATGAAGCAGCTACCTGCCAGGAGTACCCTTTCTGATGCAAACCGTAAACGCAGTTATCGTGTTTTTGAACAACTATACAAAGGGCTGTATTCATACTATAGGGCATCTTTGGTAGGAAATTGGCTCGATATCGGTGGAGAGGTCGACCTCAGCCGTGTTGAGGTTTTTGATTCCTCAACGGTCACGCTGTTCAAGGAAATCCTCAGAGGGGCCGGACGCAATCCCCTGAACGGAAAGAAAAAAGGTGGTGCCAAGATATTTGCCAAAATGAATCTGGCAGAAGGCGTTCCCAACTTCATATGTATCCGTTCTGCGGCCACAAATGAAAATATGTTTTTAAAAGTGATGGATCTGCCTGAGCACGGGATAGCTGTTTTCGACAAAGGATATAACCGCTATTCCTGCTTTGAAAAGTGGGACAGTTCAAACAGATATTTTGTGACCAGAAAAAAAGACAATGCAAGATATGAAGTGGTCAGTGAGTTTGACTGTACGCATGCCTTGGACATCATCAAGGACCAGATTATCTCACTGAGCTACAGGGAGAAGGGAGTTTCTCGGACAGTTGAAGCCAGACTGGTGGTTTATGCTGACCCTGAAAGCGGTGAAACGCTGGAGTTTATCACCAATCTTAAGGGATTGGATGCCCTAACCATAGCTCTTCTCTATAAGAACAGGTGGGTTATCGAAGTGCTTTTCAAGCAGATCAAGCAGAATTTTGAACTCAGATATTTTTTGTCGGACAGCGAGAACGGGATCAAAATCCAGATTTGGGTGGCATTGATACTCAACCTCCTGTTTACAGTTCTACATAAGCGGATAAAAGAGGCTGAAGACTTCTCGACCATGGTCATGGTAGCCGCAAAAAATCTTTGCTCCTACGTCAGTCTTGAAAAGTTCCTACTTTTTCCTGAAGCTTACTTTAAAAGTATATTTCAAAAAGACATCCAAAATGTACAAACCCAATTATTCCTTTCCGGATAG
- a CDS encoding GLPGLI family protein, with protein sequence MKTIEHLSLVLLIFLLISYNQVRGQNSNFAFFYNLDFIKDTTDLESRQKELMVLWSGPEMSMFQSYNGYLRDSVLNHYLNIAKDNDNNKRPAGSTDINKMLQEMNQFPVPLFSYKVVKHKNKGEINNFRKIFRTDYMYQESMGGITWTIEKEAKEILGYQCNLATCTYGGRKFMAWFAPELPLDDGPYIFQGLPGLIFELYDSECNFHFTLIGLERKSINIENYLPDNYLKVNKLKFFSIEDEYKKNVFSQMSEADAQRVSPSDALRVQERVKSENNRLELIIDN encoded by the coding sequence ATGAAAACCATTGAGCATTTAAGTTTAGTTTTACTTATATTCTTATTGATTAGTTATAATCAAGTAAGAGGTCAGAATTCCAATTTTGCTTTTTTTTATAATTTAGATTTTATCAAAGATACAACTGACCTAGAGTCCAGACAAAAAGAATTAATGGTTTTGTGGTCTGGACCTGAAATGAGCATGTTCCAAAGCTATAATGGCTATTTAAGAGATTCAGTTTTAAATCATTATTTAAATATTGCAAAAGATAACGATAATAATAAGAGACCAGCAGGAAGTACTGATATAAATAAAATGCTTCAAGAAATGAACCAGTTTCCTGTTCCCTTATTTTCTTATAAAGTTGTCAAACACAAAAATAAAGGAGAAATTAATAATTTCAGAAAAATATTCAGGACTGATTATATGTATCAAGAATCCATGGGGGGGATTACTTGGACCATAGAAAAAGAGGCAAAGGAAATCTTAGGGTATCAATGCAATCTTGCTACGTGCACTTATGGGGGCAGGAAATTTATGGCATGGTTTGCACCTGAACTTCCGCTTGACGATGGGCCATATATTTTTCAGGGCTTACCGGGACTTATTTTTGAACTATATGATTCTGAGTGTAACTTTCATTTTACGCTTATCGGATTAGAGAGGAAAAGCATTAATATAGAAAACTACCTTCCTGATAATTATTTAAAAGTTAATAAATTGAAATTTTTTTCAATTGAAGATGAATACAAGAAAAATGTATTTAGTCAAATGAGTGAAGCGGATGCACAAAGAGTTTCCCCTTCGGATGCCTTAAGAGTTCAAGAAAGGGTGAAATCTGAAAATAACCGTTTGGAATTGATTATTGATAACTGA